One genomic segment of Synchiropus splendidus isolate RoL2022-P1 chromosome 16, RoL_Sspl_1.0, whole genome shotgun sequence includes these proteins:
- the dtnbb gene encoding dystrobrevin, beta b isoform X1 has protein sequence MIEEGSKRGKAMVEKRQLFMEMRAQNFDVIRLSTYRTACKLRFVQKRCNLHLVDVWNMIEAFRDNGLNTLDHGAEINVSRLETILSSIYYQLNKRLPTTHQINVEQSIGLLLNFMVATYDSESHGKLTVFSMKSMLATMCGGKIVDKLRYVFSQISDSSGVMVFAKFDQFLREVLKLPTAVFEGPSFGYTEHAVRTCFPQQKKIMLNTFLDVLMADPPPQCLVWLPLMHRLANVENVFHPVECSYCRSESMMGFRYRCQQCHGYQLCQSCFWRGHASGPHSNQHQMKEHSSWKSPAKKLSHAISKSLGCVPIGEPPHPVFPEQAERPQELTHTVQPKAVANNMNDTMLMSSGAPTPTKSVLESPSRLDEEHRLIARYAARLAAEAGNSTQQCPPTDLSFNFDANKQQKQLIAELENKNREILQEIQRLRLEHEQASQPTPEKGQQNPTLLTELRLLRHRKDELERRMSALQESRRELMVQLEGLMRLLKDEEQKQASQSGSSPHSSPSHGAGCSMPMPIRSTSAGSTPTHTPQDCLAGVGGDMLEAFAQGVPRNLRNDLLVAADSITNTMSSLVKELHSVDDGGDEEETNMRNGGTMRVPKH, from the exons ATGATCGAGGAAGGCAGCAAGCGAGGGAAGGCCATGGTGGAGAAGAGGCAGCTCTTCATGGAGATGA GGGCGCAGAACTTCGACGTCATCAGGCTCTCCACCTACAGGACGGCCTGCAAACTGCGCTTCGTGCAGAAGAGATGCAACC TGCACCTGGTGGACGTCTGGAACATGATCGAAGCCTTTCGTGACAACGGCCTCAACACCCTGGATCACGGCGCTGAGATCAACGTGTCGCGGCTGGAGACCATCCTGTCTTCCATCTACTACCAGCTCAACAAGCGGCTGCCCACCACCCACCAGATCAACGTGGAGCAGTCCATCGGCCTGCTGCTCAACTTCATGGTGGCCACCTACGACAG CGAGAGCCACGGCAAGTTGACGGTCTTCTCCATGAAGTCGATGCTGGCAACGATGTGTGGAGGCAAAATCGTGGACAAGCTGCGCT ACGTGTTCTCTCAGATCTCTGACTCGAGCGGAGTCATGGTGTTTGCCAAGTTCGATCAGTTTCTTCGAGAAGTCCTGAAGCTGCCGACGGCGGTGTTCGAGGGTCCGTCGTTCGGGTACACGGAGCACGCGGTGCGGACCTGTTTCCCCCAGCAG AAGAAGATCATGCTCAACACCTTTTTGGACGTGTTGATGGCCGATCCTCCGCCGCAGTGTCTGGTGTGGCTCCCGCTCATGCACCGACTCGCCAACGTCGAAAATG TCTTCCATCCGGTGGAATGTTCCTATTGCCGGAGTGAGAGCATGATGGGCTTTCGGTACCGGTGCCAACAGTGCCACGGCTATCAGCTTTGTCAGAGCTGCTTCTGGCGTGGTCACGCCAGTGGTCCCCATAGCAACCAGCACCAGATGAAGGAGCATTCGTCCTGG AAGTCTCCGGCCAAAAAGCTGAGCCACGCCATCAGCAAGTCTCTGGGCTGCGTTCCCATCGGCGAGCCGCCTCATCCCGTGTTCCCCGAGCAGGCGGAGAGGCCGCAGGAGCTCACGCACACCGT TCAGCCGAAAGCGGTGGCCAACAACATGAACGACACAATGCTCATGTCCTCGGGGGCCCCGACGCCGACCAAAAG CGTTTTAGAGAGCCCGAGTCGCTTGGACGAGGAGCATCGTCTCATCGCTCGCTACGCTGCCCGCCTGGCTGCTGAGGCGGGAAACTCCACA CAACAGTGTCCTCCGACAGACTTGAGCTTCAACTTTGATGCCAACAAACAACAGAAGCAGCTGATTGCCGAGCTGGAGAACAAAAACAG GGAGATCCTGCAGGAGATCCAGAGGCTGCGGTTGGAGCATGAGCAGGCGTCTCAGCCGACGCCGGAGAAGGGCCAGCAGAACCCCACATTGCTGACGGAGCTGCGGCTCCTCAG ACACAGGAAGGATGAGCTGGAGCGACGCATGTCGGCCCTGCAGGAGAGCAGGCGGGAGCTGATGGTGCAGCTGGAGGGCCTCATGAGGCTGCTGAAG gatgaggagcagaagcaggcC TCCCAGTCTGGAAGCTCGCCCCATTCGTCGCCCAGTCACGGTGCCGGCTGCTCCATGCCCATGCCCATCCGCTCCACCTCAGCTGGGTCCACCCCCACCCACACGCCCCAGGACTGCCTGGCTGGTGTTGGAGGGGACATGCTCGAGGCCTTCGCTCAGG GTGTACCTAGAAATCTGCGCAATGACCTGCTAGTTGCTGCTGACTCAATAACAAACACCATGTCTTCGCTGGTGAAAGAACTCCACTCTG tggaCGACGGGGGAGACGAGGAGGAGACCAACATGAGGAACGGAG GCACAATGCGAGTACCGAAGCACTGA
- the dtnbb gene encoding dystrobrevin, beta b isoform X2, translated as MIEEGSKRGKAMVEKRQLFMEMRAQNFDVIRLSTYRTACKLRFVQKRCNLHLVDVWNMIEAFRDNGLNTLDHGAEINVSRLETILSSIYYQLNKRLPTTHQINVEQSIGLLLNFMVATYDSESHGKLTVFSMKSMLATMCGGKIVDKLRYVFSQISDSSGVMVFAKFDQFLREVLKLPTAVFEGPSFGYTEHAVRTCFPQQKIMLNTFLDVLMADPPPQCLVWLPLMHRLANVENVFHPVECSYCRSESMMGFRYRCQQCHGYQLCQSCFWRGHASGPHSNQHQMKEHSSWKSPAKKLSHAISKSLGCVPIGEPPHPVFPEQAERPQELTHTVQPKAVANNMNDTMLMSSGAPTPTKSVLESPSRLDEEHRLIARYAARLAAEAGNSTQQCPPTDLSFNFDANKQQKQLIAELENKNREILQEIQRLRLEHEQASQPTPEKGQQNPTLLTELRLLRHRKDELERRMSALQESRRELMVQLEGLMRLLKDEEQKQASQSGSSPHSSPSHGAGCSMPMPIRSTSAGSTPTHTPQDCLAGVGGDMLEAFAQGVPRNLRNDLLVAADSITNTMSSLVKELHSVDDGGDEEETNMRNGGTMRVPKH; from the exons ATGATCGAGGAAGGCAGCAAGCGAGGGAAGGCCATGGTGGAGAAGAGGCAGCTCTTCATGGAGATGA GGGCGCAGAACTTCGACGTCATCAGGCTCTCCACCTACAGGACGGCCTGCAAACTGCGCTTCGTGCAGAAGAGATGCAACC TGCACCTGGTGGACGTCTGGAACATGATCGAAGCCTTTCGTGACAACGGCCTCAACACCCTGGATCACGGCGCTGAGATCAACGTGTCGCGGCTGGAGACCATCCTGTCTTCCATCTACTACCAGCTCAACAAGCGGCTGCCCACCACCCACCAGATCAACGTGGAGCAGTCCATCGGCCTGCTGCTCAACTTCATGGTGGCCACCTACGACAG CGAGAGCCACGGCAAGTTGACGGTCTTCTCCATGAAGTCGATGCTGGCAACGATGTGTGGAGGCAAAATCGTGGACAAGCTGCGCT ACGTGTTCTCTCAGATCTCTGACTCGAGCGGAGTCATGGTGTTTGCCAAGTTCGATCAGTTTCTTCGAGAAGTCCTGAAGCTGCCGACGGCGGTGTTCGAGGGTCCGTCGTTCGGGTACACGGAGCACGCGGTGCGGACCTGTTTCCCCCAGCAG AAGATCATGCTCAACACCTTTTTGGACGTGTTGATGGCCGATCCTCCGCCGCAGTGTCTGGTGTGGCTCCCGCTCATGCACCGACTCGCCAACGTCGAAAATG TCTTCCATCCGGTGGAATGTTCCTATTGCCGGAGTGAGAGCATGATGGGCTTTCGGTACCGGTGCCAACAGTGCCACGGCTATCAGCTTTGTCAGAGCTGCTTCTGGCGTGGTCACGCCAGTGGTCCCCATAGCAACCAGCACCAGATGAAGGAGCATTCGTCCTGG AAGTCTCCGGCCAAAAAGCTGAGCCACGCCATCAGCAAGTCTCTGGGCTGCGTTCCCATCGGCGAGCCGCCTCATCCCGTGTTCCCCGAGCAGGCGGAGAGGCCGCAGGAGCTCACGCACACCGT TCAGCCGAAAGCGGTGGCCAACAACATGAACGACACAATGCTCATGTCCTCGGGGGCCCCGACGCCGACCAAAAG CGTTTTAGAGAGCCCGAGTCGCTTGGACGAGGAGCATCGTCTCATCGCTCGCTACGCTGCCCGCCTGGCTGCTGAGGCGGGAAACTCCACA CAACAGTGTCCTCCGACAGACTTGAGCTTCAACTTTGATGCCAACAAACAACAGAAGCAGCTGATTGCCGAGCTGGAGAACAAAAACAG GGAGATCCTGCAGGAGATCCAGAGGCTGCGGTTGGAGCATGAGCAGGCGTCTCAGCCGACGCCGGAGAAGGGCCAGCAGAACCCCACATTGCTGACGGAGCTGCGGCTCCTCAG ACACAGGAAGGATGAGCTGGAGCGACGCATGTCGGCCCTGCAGGAGAGCAGGCGGGAGCTGATGGTGCAGCTGGAGGGCCTCATGAGGCTGCTGAAG gatgaggagcagaagcaggcC TCCCAGTCTGGAAGCTCGCCCCATTCGTCGCCCAGTCACGGTGCCGGCTGCTCCATGCCCATGCCCATCCGCTCCACCTCAGCTGGGTCCACCCCCACCCACACGCCCCAGGACTGCCTGGCTGGTGTTGGAGGGGACATGCTCGAGGCCTTCGCTCAGG GTGTACCTAGAAATCTGCGCAATGACCTGCTAGTTGCTGCTGACTCAATAACAAACACCATGTCTTCGCTGGTGAAAGAACTCCACTCTG tggaCGACGGGGGAGACGAGGAGGAGACCAACATGAGGAACGGAG GCACAATGCGAGTACCGAAGCACTGA
- the dtnbb gene encoding dystrobrevin, beta b isoform X6, whose protein sequence is MIEEGSKRGKAMVEKRQLFMEMRAQNFDVIRLSTYRTACKLRFVQKRCNLHLVDVWNMIEAFRDNGLNTLDHGAEINVSRLETILSSIYYQLNKRLPTTHQINVEQSIGLLLNFMVATYDSESHGKLTVFSMKSMLATMCGGKIVDKLRYVFSQISDSSGVMVFAKFDQFLREVLKLPTAVFEGPSFGYTEHAVRTCFPQQKKIMLNTFLDVLMADPPPQCLVWLPLMHRLANVENVFHPVECSYCRSESMMGFRYRCQQCHGYQLCQSCFWRGHASGPHSNQHQMKEHSSWKSPAKKLSHAISKSLGCVPIGEPPHPVFPEQAERPQELTHTVQPKAVANNMNDTMLMSSGAPTPTKSVLESPSRLDEEHRLIARYAARLAAEAGNSTCPPTDLSFNFDANKQQKQLIAELENKNREILQEIQRLRLEHEQASQPTPEKGQQNPTLLTELRLLRHRKDELERRMSALQESRRELMVQLEGLMRLLKSQSGSSPHSSPSHGAGCSMPMPIRSTSAGSTPTHTPQDCLAGVGGDMLEAFAQGVPRNLRNDLLVAADSITNTMSSLVKELHSVDDGGDEEETNMRNGGTMRVPKH, encoded by the exons ATGATCGAGGAAGGCAGCAAGCGAGGGAAGGCCATGGTGGAGAAGAGGCAGCTCTTCATGGAGATGA GGGCGCAGAACTTCGACGTCATCAGGCTCTCCACCTACAGGACGGCCTGCAAACTGCGCTTCGTGCAGAAGAGATGCAACC TGCACCTGGTGGACGTCTGGAACATGATCGAAGCCTTTCGTGACAACGGCCTCAACACCCTGGATCACGGCGCTGAGATCAACGTGTCGCGGCTGGAGACCATCCTGTCTTCCATCTACTACCAGCTCAACAAGCGGCTGCCCACCACCCACCAGATCAACGTGGAGCAGTCCATCGGCCTGCTGCTCAACTTCATGGTGGCCACCTACGACAG CGAGAGCCACGGCAAGTTGACGGTCTTCTCCATGAAGTCGATGCTGGCAACGATGTGTGGAGGCAAAATCGTGGACAAGCTGCGCT ACGTGTTCTCTCAGATCTCTGACTCGAGCGGAGTCATGGTGTTTGCCAAGTTCGATCAGTTTCTTCGAGAAGTCCTGAAGCTGCCGACGGCGGTGTTCGAGGGTCCGTCGTTCGGGTACACGGAGCACGCGGTGCGGACCTGTTTCCCCCAGCAG AAGAAGATCATGCTCAACACCTTTTTGGACGTGTTGATGGCCGATCCTCCGCCGCAGTGTCTGGTGTGGCTCCCGCTCATGCACCGACTCGCCAACGTCGAAAATG TCTTCCATCCGGTGGAATGTTCCTATTGCCGGAGTGAGAGCATGATGGGCTTTCGGTACCGGTGCCAACAGTGCCACGGCTATCAGCTTTGTCAGAGCTGCTTCTGGCGTGGTCACGCCAGTGGTCCCCATAGCAACCAGCACCAGATGAAGGAGCATTCGTCCTGG AAGTCTCCGGCCAAAAAGCTGAGCCACGCCATCAGCAAGTCTCTGGGCTGCGTTCCCATCGGCGAGCCGCCTCATCCCGTGTTCCCCGAGCAGGCGGAGAGGCCGCAGGAGCTCACGCACACCGT TCAGCCGAAAGCGGTGGCCAACAACATGAACGACACAATGCTCATGTCCTCGGGGGCCCCGACGCCGACCAAAAG CGTTTTAGAGAGCCCGAGTCGCTTGGACGAGGAGCATCGTCTCATCGCTCGCTACGCTGCCCGCCTGGCTGCTGAGGCGGGAAACTCCACA TGTCCTCCGACAGACTTGAGCTTCAACTTTGATGCCAACAAACAACAGAAGCAGCTGATTGCCGAGCTGGAGAACAAAAACAG GGAGATCCTGCAGGAGATCCAGAGGCTGCGGTTGGAGCATGAGCAGGCGTCTCAGCCGACGCCGGAGAAGGGCCAGCAGAACCCCACATTGCTGACGGAGCTGCGGCTCCTCAG ACACAGGAAGGATGAGCTGGAGCGACGCATGTCGGCCCTGCAGGAGAGCAGGCGGGAGCTGATGGTGCAGCTGGAGGGCCTCATGAGGCTGCTGAAG TCCCAGTCTGGAAGCTCGCCCCATTCGTCGCCCAGTCACGGTGCCGGCTGCTCCATGCCCATGCCCATCCGCTCCACCTCAGCTGGGTCCACCCCCACCCACACGCCCCAGGACTGCCTGGCTGGTGTTGGAGGGGACATGCTCGAGGCCTTCGCTCAGG GTGTACCTAGAAATCTGCGCAATGACCTGCTAGTTGCTGCTGACTCAATAACAAACACCATGTCTTCGCTGGTGAAAGAACTCCACTCTG tggaCGACGGGGGAGACGAGGAGGAGACCAACATGAGGAACGGAG GCACAATGCGAGTACCGAAGCACTGA
- the dtnbb gene encoding dystrobrevin, beta b isoform X5, whose protein sequence is MIEEGSKRGKAMVEKRQLFMEMRAQNFDVIRLSTYRTACKLRFVQKRCNLHLVDVWNMIEAFRDNGLNTLDHGAEINVSRLETILSSIYYQLNKRLPTTHQINVEQSIGLLLNFMVATYDSESHGKLTVFSMKSMLATMCGGKIVDKLRYVFSQISDSSGVMVFAKFDQFLREVLKLPTAVFEGPSFGYTEHAVRTCFPQQKKIMLNTFLDVLMADPPPQCLVWLPLMHRLANVENVFHPVECSYCRSESMMGFRYRCQQCHGYQLCQSCFWRGHASGPHSNQHQMKEHSSWKSPAKKLSHAISKSLGCVPIGEPPHPVFPEQAERPQELTHTVQPKAVANNMNDTMLMSSGAPTPTKSVLESPSRLDEEHRLIARYAARLAAEAGNSTQQCPPTDLSFNFDANKQQKQLIAELENKNREILQEIQRLRLEHEQASQPTPEKGQQNPTLLTELRLLRHRKDELERRMSALQESRRELMVQLEGLMRLLKSQSGSSPHSSPSHGAGCSMPMPIRSTSAGSTPTHTPQDCLAGVGGDMLEAFAQGVPRNLRNDLLVAADSITNTMSSLVKELHSVDDGGDEEETNMRNGGTMRVPKH, encoded by the exons ATGATCGAGGAAGGCAGCAAGCGAGGGAAGGCCATGGTGGAGAAGAGGCAGCTCTTCATGGAGATGA GGGCGCAGAACTTCGACGTCATCAGGCTCTCCACCTACAGGACGGCCTGCAAACTGCGCTTCGTGCAGAAGAGATGCAACC TGCACCTGGTGGACGTCTGGAACATGATCGAAGCCTTTCGTGACAACGGCCTCAACACCCTGGATCACGGCGCTGAGATCAACGTGTCGCGGCTGGAGACCATCCTGTCTTCCATCTACTACCAGCTCAACAAGCGGCTGCCCACCACCCACCAGATCAACGTGGAGCAGTCCATCGGCCTGCTGCTCAACTTCATGGTGGCCACCTACGACAG CGAGAGCCACGGCAAGTTGACGGTCTTCTCCATGAAGTCGATGCTGGCAACGATGTGTGGAGGCAAAATCGTGGACAAGCTGCGCT ACGTGTTCTCTCAGATCTCTGACTCGAGCGGAGTCATGGTGTTTGCCAAGTTCGATCAGTTTCTTCGAGAAGTCCTGAAGCTGCCGACGGCGGTGTTCGAGGGTCCGTCGTTCGGGTACACGGAGCACGCGGTGCGGACCTGTTTCCCCCAGCAG AAGAAGATCATGCTCAACACCTTTTTGGACGTGTTGATGGCCGATCCTCCGCCGCAGTGTCTGGTGTGGCTCCCGCTCATGCACCGACTCGCCAACGTCGAAAATG TCTTCCATCCGGTGGAATGTTCCTATTGCCGGAGTGAGAGCATGATGGGCTTTCGGTACCGGTGCCAACAGTGCCACGGCTATCAGCTTTGTCAGAGCTGCTTCTGGCGTGGTCACGCCAGTGGTCCCCATAGCAACCAGCACCAGATGAAGGAGCATTCGTCCTGG AAGTCTCCGGCCAAAAAGCTGAGCCACGCCATCAGCAAGTCTCTGGGCTGCGTTCCCATCGGCGAGCCGCCTCATCCCGTGTTCCCCGAGCAGGCGGAGAGGCCGCAGGAGCTCACGCACACCGT TCAGCCGAAAGCGGTGGCCAACAACATGAACGACACAATGCTCATGTCCTCGGGGGCCCCGACGCCGACCAAAAG CGTTTTAGAGAGCCCGAGTCGCTTGGACGAGGAGCATCGTCTCATCGCTCGCTACGCTGCCCGCCTGGCTGCTGAGGCGGGAAACTCCACA CAACAGTGTCCTCCGACAGACTTGAGCTTCAACTTTGATGCCAACAAACAACAGAAGCAGCTGATTGCCGAGCTGGAGAACAAAAACAG GGAGATCCTGCAGGAGATCCAGAGGCTGCGGTTGGAGCATGAGCAGGCGTCTCAGCCGACGCCGGAGAAGGGCCAGCAGAACCCCACATTGCTGACGGAGCTGCGGCTCCTCAG ACACAGGAAGGATGAGCTGGAGCGACGCATGTCGGCCCTGCAGGAGAGCAGGCGGGAGCTGATGGTGCAGCTGGAGGGCCTCATGAGGCTGCTGAAG TCCCAGTCTGGAAGCTCGCCCCATTCGTCGCCCAGTCACGGTGCCGGCTGCTCCATGCCCATGCCCATCCGCTCCACCTCAGCTGGGTCCACCCCCACCCACACGCCCCAGGACTGCCTGGCTGGTGTTGGAGGGGACATGCTCGAGGCCTTCGCTCAGG GTGTACCTAGAAATCTGCGCAATGACCTGCTAGTTGCTGCTGACTCAATAACAAACACCATGTCTTCGCTGGTGAAAGAACTCCACTCTG tggaCGACGGGGGAGACGAGGAGGAGACCAACATGAGGAACGGAG GCACAATGCGAGTACCGAAGCACTGA